From one Humulus lupulus chromosome 8, drHumLupu1.1, whole genome shotgun sequence genomic stretch:
- the LOC133795531 gene encoding uncharacterized protein LOC133795531, with the protein MSISPSTRNEESGFDEDGSKRRGKSTTTSNFRSVKRAKFSSALADALDKMSLNVARFNKDNLLYDSDDEFGEILLYFARSANDAQILLECATNPDYGFPMPPQGKYYLVDYGYTDMSDFLSPYQGERTNAEANVYFDGGEENFEVQATTLQSTNGTLTDNVEFSISRTHIHEMAHVRDEIADHIWRAS; encoded by the exons ATGTCAATAAGTCCTTCTACAAGGAATGAAGAAAGTGGTTTTGATGAGGATGGTAGCAAAAGAAGAGGTAAATCAACAACCACTTCGAACTTTCGATCAGTAAAAAGAGCAAAGTTCTCATCAGCTTTGGCAGATGCACTG GATAAAATGTCTTTAAACGTTGCTCGATTCAACAAGGATAATTTACTGTACGATTCAGATGATGAGTTTGGAGAGATTTTGCTATATTTTGCCC GATCAGCTAACGATGCACAGATTCTTCTAGAATGTGCCACAAACCCAGATTATGGATTTCCAATGCCGCCCCAAG GAAAATATTATCTTGTTGATTATGGCTATACAGACATGTCTGATTTTCTTTCGCCATATCAAGGGGAAAG GACAAATGCAGAAGCAAATGTATATTTTGATGGAGGTGAAGAAAATTTTGAAGTACAAGCCACTACTTTACAAAGCACGAATGGAACTTTGACTGATAATGTAGAGTTCAGTATTTCCAGAACTCATATACATGAAATGGCTCATGTTCGTGATGAAATTGCTGATCATATATGGAGAGCTAGTTGA